From the genome of Mycetocola spongiae, one region includes:
- a CDS encoding TetR/AcrR family transcriptional regulator has product MSTAPDPLRPPAPIPEAPRSREDQKLRTGALIRAAALDLIEEVGFERASIDEIAARAGVGRRTFFRYFPCKEAVLFEGTVLPGIPQNIDACLARGESPLHAAFSSLRGSIAYPTPPTQRDVRRRRLRLSLLSVPSVSAYYRTAIAELAREITETVRRHPQHAAVPMLPEITGGLIQIVLLEHVDSGEIAHLRVDEAVWRRALTAALG; this is encoded by the coding sequence ATGAGCACTGCCCCCGACCCGCTGCGGCCCCCCGCGCCGATACCGGAAGCGCCGCGCAGCCGCGAGGATCAGAAGCTGCGCACGGGCGCGCTGATCCGCGCCGCCGCCCTGGACCTCATCGAGGAGGTGGGCTTTGAGCGCGCGTCCATCGACGAGATTGCCGCGCGCGCCGGCGTTGGACGACGCACGTTTTTCCGCTATTTCCCGTGCAAGGAGGCCGTGCTTTTTGAGGGCACCGTACTGCCGGGCATCCCGCAGAATATCGACGCCTGCCTGGCCCGCGGGGAGTCCCCGCTGCACGCGGCATTCTCCTCGCTGCGCGGCAGCATCGCCTATCCCACGCCGCCCACCCAACGCGATGTCAGGCGGCGTCGGCTGCGCCTCTCGCTGCTCTCGGTGCCCTCGGTGAGCGCCTATTACCGCACTGCAATCGCCGAGTTGGCGCGCGAAATCACCGAGACGGTGCGCCGCCATCCGCAACACGCTGCCGTGCCGATGCTCCCCGAAATCACGGGTGGGCTGATCCAGATTGTGCTCCTGGAGCACGTGGACAGCGGCGAGATCGCGCACCTGCGGGTGGATGAGGCGGTCTGGCGGCGGGCGCTGACCGCCGCGCTCGGCTAG
- a CDS encoding DMT family transporter codes for MFTGSLPALGVLLALLSAAILALGNLGQSRGVRLAAEEKGGGSPVMKLLRVRTWRGGTVLIGLAIILQMGSLALAPLILVQPLGVAALVFTVIFTTRISKKKLSPEIKNAIIIILGGVILYVVVASMVGKQKSIGDGQLIAILSVLTAMLLVSLALWIAGKKSSPRPIMYVLLGGIYSGFIATLGKTVILRVEDLLRGHNVGSASENWLTVVCIVGISIASALSIYYVQYSHTCNSPDVVIAGLTIVDPAVAVLLGITILQEAAGAPIWSIFILVFAGAIAFYGVLKLARAETAEGLDT; via the coding sequence GTGTTTACTGGTTCCCTCCCCGCCCTCGGAGTGCTCCTGGCCCTGCTCTCCGCCGCCATTCTTGCCCTCGGAAACCTGGGGCAGAGCCGCGGGGTGCGGCTCGCCGCCGAGGAAAAGGGCGGCGGCTCGCCCGTGATGAAACTCCTCCGGGTGCGCACCTGGCGCGGCGGAACCGTCCTGATTGGGCTCGCGATCATCCTGCAGATGGGCAGCCTCGCGCTCGCGCCGCTGATCCTGGTGCAGCCCCTGGGCGTCGCGGCCCTGGTATTTACGGTGATCTTCACCACCCGCATCTCGAAGAAAAAGCTCTCCCCCGAGATCAAAAACGCGATCATCATCATCCTCGGCGGCGTGATTCTCTACGTGGTTGTTGCCTCGATGGTGGGGAAGCAGAAGTCCATCGGCGACGGCCAGCTGATCGCGATCCTGAGCGTATTAACCGCGATGCTGCTCGTCTCGCTTGCGCTCTGGATCGCGGGGAAAAAGTCCAGCCCGCGCCCGATCATGTATGTGCTGCTCGGCGGCATCTACTCGGGCTTTATCGCGACCCTGGGCAAGACCGTGATCCTGCGCGTGGAGGACCTCCTGCGCGGGCATAACGTGGGTTCGGCCTCCGAGAACTGGCTCACCGTGGTGTGCATCGTGGGCATCAGTATCGCCTCGGCGCTCTCGATCTACTATGTGCAGTACTCGCATACCTGCAATTCGCCGGACGTGGTGATCGCCGGGCTCACCATCGTGGACCCCGCGGTGGCCGTGCTGCTGGGGATTACGATCTTGCAGGAGGCGGCGGGCGCCCCGATCTGGTCGATTTTTATCCTGGTTTTTGCCGGGGCAATCGCGTTTTACGGCGTCCTCAAGCTGGCGCGGGCCGAGACCGCCGAGGGCCTGGATACCTAG
- a CDS encoding ATP-binding cassette domain-containing protein: MSKHGDATRDGTTHAAHVPRHEATTSPIAAPGTEHTPSEPTADTVTAELSPPIQHGNEVILALDEVNVEASWGHIYGPVSLTVQRGGVTVLVGEGGRGRTALLLTLAGRMKPSTGSVTSFGELNAPHELFKRSNVCFINEVDEIPQAIRVRDIVTEQLRWQDRWYRWVAPARQEHLEELCRPVFGDLELPELNSMVEELPELTAALFRIAAANARRPEILVVGGIDNLTSVRASAKLLERLVVLGREQTIITADVNGRQNDLDVREYIDVPNLTNREFVDTQLVSGRTDR, from the coding sequence ATGAGTAAGCACGGCGACGCAACGCGGGATGGCACAACACATGCCGCACATGTCCCCCGGCACGAGGCCACCACCAGCCCGATCGCCGCACCCGGCACGGAACACACCCCCTCCGAGCCCACCGCCGATACCGTGACCGCGGAGCTCTCCCCTCCCATCCAGCACGGCAACGAGGTCATCCTGGCCCTGGACGAGGTGAATGTTGAGGCATCCTGGGGTCATATTTATGGCCCCGTGAGTCTCACCGTGCAGCGCGGCGGCGTGACCGTCCTCGTGGGCGAGGGTGGGCGCGGCCGCACGGCACTGCTCCTGACCCTCGCCGGAAGAATGAAACCCTCCACCGGCAGCGTGACTTCATTTGGCGAACTGAACGCACCACACGAGCTATTTAAGCGCTCCAATGTGTGCTTTATCAACGAGGTGGACGAGATCCCGCAGGCCATCCGGGTGCGCGATATCGTCACCGAGCAGCTGCGCTGGCAGGACCGCTGGTATCGCTGGGTTGCCCCCGCGCGCCAGGAGCACCTCGAGGAGCTCTGCCGCCCCGTATTTGGTGACCTGGAGCTGCCCGAGCTGAACTCGATGGTGGAGGAACTGCCCGAGCTGACCGCGGCCCTATTTCGGATTGCCGCGGCCAATGCCCGCCGCCCCGAGATCCTCGTGGTGGGCGGGATCGATAACCTCACCAGCGTTCGGGCCTCCGCGAAGCTTCTTGAACGCCTCGTGGTGCTCGGCCGGGAGCAAACCATCATCACCGCGGATGTGAACGGAAGGCAGAACGATCTCGATGTGCGCGAGTACATCGATGTGCCCAACCTCACCAACCGGGAATTTGTCGACACGCAGCTGGTATCAGGAAGGACCGATCGGTGA
- a CDS encoding YhgE/Pip domain-containing protein: MIAAFSPGSDFKRYYRGKMPRLAFVVILLMPLMYGALYLWAFWNPFGNVDKVPVAIVNLDTGASMHGKDFHAGDQVVSGLIESKQLNLIKASEEDAAAGLSHGKYDFTITIPKNFSDSVVSAATGNPHSAELIFTYDESNNYLSTVIGQDAAEEVINQVSAQVGEQVFQAVITGIDSTLPKLKTAAAGVEQLNTGMQQADEGAQLLATNLVTAKDGAATLAGGINEITTRLDSVIGDADKLIAGSGITGAEVRAAAQRIEANVDQVATLSNDIAAAQARNAAALDAVIADIRQAGDGAMADRIQKIRDDIASTPAIVQINGVLDAVRTDSSLLAAQLGDPSSQINVVMRAVEDGKVVQDLAAAHAASDQLRGGANSLSSGLVELSDGANTLAAGTPKLAAGTSQLAEGVTQGMKLLPHWDNDQQESFIKTLAQPVKLIEKTENEAKTFAYGFAPFFLGLALFVGSIIAWMLFTPLQARPLAQGLGSLRTVFASFMPTLAVGITQGTILFLVIYFGLGLKPAFPIPTLFFMWLMVAMFMAMIQMFNALFGAAVGRVITLAFLMVMLTSAGGIYPVPTTSPLFQWIHPYDPMTYTVTGLRQLIMGGIDYRLWIAIAVIAGLTAVFLAVSTWAARRNRQYNMDRLYPPVEV, translated from the coding sequence GTGATTGCCGCATTCTCCCCCGGGAGCGATTTTAAGAGATATTACCGCGGCAAGATGCCGCGCCTCGCGTTTGTGGTGATCCTGCTGATGCCGCTGATGTATGGCGCACTGTATCTCTGGGCATTCTGGAACCCGTTTGGCAATGTGGATAAGGTTCCCGTGGCCATCGTGAACCTGGATACCGGCGCCTCGATGCACGGCAAGGACTTCCACGCAGGCGATCAGGTGGTCAGCGGGCTGATCGAGTCCAAGCAGCTCAACCTGATTAAGGCCTCCGAGGAGGACGCCGCGGCCGGGCTTTCGCATGGAAAATACGATTTCACCATCACCATTCCCAAAAACTTCTCCGATTCCGTGGTCTCCGCGGCCACGGGAAACCCGCACTCCGCGGAACTGATCTTCACGTATGACGAGTCCAATAACTACCTTTCCACCGTGATCGGTCAGGACGCCGCCGAGGAGGTCATCAACCAGGTGAGTGCGCAGGTCGGGGAGCAGGTCTTCCAGGCCGTCATCACCGGAATCGACTCCACCCTCCCCAAGCTCAAGACCGCCGCTGCGGGAGTGGAACAGCTGAATACCGGTATGCAGCAGGCCGATGAGGGCGCACAGCTGCTGGCCACCAACCTGGTGACCGCAAAGGACGGCGCTGCCACCCTCGCCGGGGGAATCAACGAGATCACGACCCGTCTGGACTCCGTGATCGGCGATGCCGATAAGCTCATCGCCGGCTCCGGCATCACCGGGGCCGAGGTGCGTGCCGCCGCGCAGCGCATCGAGGCCAATGTGGATCAGGTGGCAACACTCTCCAATGACATCGCCGCCGCCCAGGCCCGCAATGCCGCCGCGCTGGACGCCGTGATCGCCGATATCCGCCAGGCCGGCGACGGCGCGATGGCCGACCGCATCCAGAAGATCCGCGATGACATCGCCTCGACCCCCGCGATCGTGCAGATCAACGGTGTGCTGGATGCCGTGCGCACCGATTCCTCGCTGCTCGCCGCCCAGCTGGGCGATCCCAGCAGCCAGATCAACGTGGTGATGCGCGCGGTCGAGGACGGCAAGGTGGTCCAGGATCTGGCCGCCGCCCATGCCGCCTCCGATCAGCTGCGCGGCGGGGCAAACTCGCTCAGCTCGGGACTCGTGGAGCTCAGCGACGGGGCCAATACGCTCGCCGCGGGCACCCCCAAGCTGGCGGCCGGAACCTCGCAGCTGGCCGAGGGAGTCACCCAGGGAATGAAGCTGCTCCCGCACTGGGATAACGACCAGCAGGAGAGCTTCATTAAGACGCTCGCCCAGCCGGTGAAGCTGATCGAGAAGACCGAAAACGAGGCCAAGACCTTCGCCTATGGCTTCGCGCCGTTCTTCCTCGGGCTGGCACTATTTGTGGGCAGCATCATCGCCTGGATGCTCTTTACCCCGCTGCAGGCCCGCCCGCTCGCCCAGGGTCTGGGCTCGCTGCGCACGGTCTTTGCCTCCTTTATGCCCACCCTCGCGGTGGGGATCACCCAGGGCACCATCCTGTTCCTCGTGATCTATTTTGGCCTCGGGCTGAAACCCGCGTTCCCGATACCCACGCTGTTCTTTATGTGGCTGATGGTCGCGATGTTTATGGCCATGATCCAGATGTTCAACGCGCTATTTGGGGCGGCGGTGGGCCGCGTGATCACGCTGGCCTTCCTGATGGTGATGCTGACCTCCGCCGGGGGAATCTATCCGGTGCCCACCACCAGCCCGCTCTTCCAGTGGATCCACCCCTATGACCCGATGACCTATACGGTGACCGGCCTGCGGCAGCTGATCATGGGCGGGATCGATTACCGCCTCTGGATCGCAATCGCCGTCATCGCCGGGCTGACCGCCGTGTTCCTCGCGGTCTCCACCTGGGCTGCCCGCAGAAACCGGCAGTACAACATGGATCGCCTCTACCCACCCGTGGAGGTCTAA
- a CDS encoding glutamate decarboxylase, with translation MSEMYRNAVEKPSSDELQISPVFAQPGEATSLPKFSIPQNMMSGDTAYQIVHDEAMLDGNSRLNLATFVSTWMDDNAQKLYAESADKNMIDKDEYPATATIEDRCWRMIADLWNVPDPADTIGTSTIGSSEACMLGGLALKRLWQERRRAEGKSTEKPNLILSAGVQVVWEKFCNYWDVEARYVPVTEDHLVLDGFELENYVDENTIGVVAILGQTYTGLYEPVKEIAAKLDEIQEATGFDVKIHVDGASGGMVAPFCQPDLEWDFKVKRVNSISTSGHKYGLVYPGVGWVVWRTKAVCPESLIFHVSYLGGDMPTLALNFSRPGSQVLLQYYQFLRLGREGYRMVQQGSIDVATYLSSAIGAMAPFELVSRGDTIPVFAWRMTKAHRNWDLYDLADRLRMRGWLVPAYPMPDDLSNMVVQRIVVRLGLSQDLAALLLDALKEEVEFLENLDAPIPREKKRHTFAH, from the coding sequence ATGTCTGAAATGTACCGAAACGCAGTAGAGAAGCCGTCCTCGGATGAGCTTCAGATCTCTCCCGTTTTTGCGCAGCCCGGGGAGGCGACCAGCCTGCCCAAGTTCTCGATCCCGCAGAATATGATGTCCGGCGATACCGCGTATCAGATCGTGCACGATGAGGCGATGCTGGACGGCAACTCCCGCCTGAACCTCGCGACGTTTGTCTCCACCTGGATGGACGATAACGCGCAGAAGCTCTATGCCGAGAGCGCCGATAAGAACATGATCGATAAGGACGAGTATCCGGCCACCGCGACCATCGAGGATCGCTGCTGGCGGATGATCGCGGATCTCTGGAACGTACCGGACCCCGCGGATACCATCGGTACCTCCACGATCGGCTCCTCCGAGGCCTGTATGCTCGGCGGGCTCGCGCTGAAGCGCCTGTGGCAGGAGCGTCGCCGCGCCGAGGGCAAGAGCACCGAAAAGCCCAACCTCATCCTCTCCGCCGGCGTTCAGGTGGTCTGGGAGAAGTTCTGCAACTACTGGGACGTCGAGGCGCGCTATGTGCCCGTGACCGAGGACCACCTGGTCCTGGACGGCTTTGAGCTGGAAAACTATGTGGACGAAAACACCATCGGTGTGGTCGCCATCCTCGGCCAGACCTATACCGGTCTCTATGAGCCGGTCAAGGAGATCGCCGCCAAGCTCGACGAGATCCAGGAGGCCACCGGCTTCGACGTGAAGATCCACGTGGACGGCGCCTCGGGCGGAATGGTCGCCCCGTTCTGCCAGCCCGATCTGGAGTGGGACTTCAAGGTCAAGCGCGTGAACTCGATCAGCACCTCCGGGCATAAATACGGCCTGGTCTATCCCGGTGTGGGCTGGGTTGTCTGGCGCACCAAGGCCGTGTGCCCCGAGAGCCTGATCTTCCACGTGAGCTATCTGGGTGGCGATATGCCCACCCTCGCGCTGAACTTCTCGCGCCCCGGCTCGCAGGTCCTCCTGCAGTACTACCAGTTCCTCCGCCTCGGCCGCGAGGGCTACCGCATGGTGCAGCAGGGCTCGATCGATGTGGCCACCTATCTGTCCTCCGCAATCGGCGCAATGGCACCGTTTGAGCTGGTCAGCCGCGGAGATACGATCCCCGTATTTGCGTGGCGGATGACCAAGGCCCACCGCAACTGGGACCTCTACGACCTGGCCGACCGGCTGCGCATGCGCGGCTGGCTCGTCCCGGCCTATCCGATGCCCGATGACCTCAGCAATATGGTGGTCCAGCGCATCGTGGTCCGCCTGGGCCTAAGCCAGGACCTCGCGGCCCTGCTCCTGGACGCGCTGAAGGAAGAGGTGGAGTTCCTGGAAAACCTGGACGCCCCGATCCCGCGCGAAAAGAAGCGCCACACCTTCGCGCACTAG
- a CDS encoding linear amide C-N hydrolase: MCTRVVWPDANGSVIVGRNMDFHMDLLTNLWKFPRGIERADGVNGDLTWTAKYGSIVATAFDLVACDGVNEEGFAGHILWLAESDYGKPAPSDVQLSQAVWLQYYLDNFATVAEAVEWTNKTQVQIAQLFDPTGHLVPTLHLAINDASGDSAIIEYTDGKPTVYHSRDYRVMTNSPTYDKQLELVKEIQGLGGDKPLPGSTLASDRFARASYYVDHQVQPKTQLEAIAAMFSIIRNAAQPFRTPEEGKPDASQTIWQVVLDLTNKLYVFESTTRPGIVWVDLNDVSFSEGSKVLKLDLVSELALEGGLAGNVSRKFAAVDELTTDALAAGLTALERVANMQDEFKIIQKKVQQMVGKKK; the protein is encoded by the coding sequence ATGTGTACACGAGTTGTCTGGCCCGACGCCAATGGATCGGTCATTGTGGGAAGAAACATGGATTTCCACATGGATCTCCTCACCAACCTCTGGAAGTTCCCGCGCGGCATCGAGCGTGCCGACGGGGTGAACGGAGACCTCACCTGGACCGCAAAATACGGCAGCATCGTCGCCACCGCCTTTGACCTGGTGGCTTGCGATGGCGTGAACGAGGAGGGCTTCGCGGGACATATCCTCTGGCTCGCCGAGTCCGATTATGGCAAGCCCGCCCCCTCGGACGTGCAGCTGAGCCAGGCCGTCTGGCTCCAGTACTACCTGGATAACTTCGCCACCGTCGCCGAGGCCGTGGAGTGGACCAATAAGACCCAGGTGCAGATTGCGCAGCTATTTGACCCCACCGGTCACCTGGTTCCCACGCTGCACCTCGCGATTAACGACGCCTCGGGCGATTCGGCAATCATCGAATATACCGATGGCAAGCCCACCGTGTATCACAGCCGCGACTACCGCGTCATGACCAACTCCCCCACCTACGATAAGCAGCTGGAACTGGTGAAGGAGATCCAGGGCCTGGGCGGCGATAAGCCCCTCCCCGGCTCGACCCTCGCGAGCGATCGCTTCGCCCGCGCGTCCTATTATGTGGACCACCAGGTGCAGCCCAAGACCCAGCTGGAGGCCATCGCGGCGATGTTCAGCATCATCCGCAACGCGGCCCAGCCGTTCCGCACCCCCGAGGAGGGCAAGCCCGATGCCTCGCAGACCATCTGGCAGGTGGTGCTGGACCTCACCAATAAGCTCTATGTATTTGAGTCCACGACCCGCCCAGGCATCGTCTGGGTGGATCTGAACGACGTGAGCTTCTCCGAGGGCAGCAAGGTTCTGAAGCTGGACCTGGTGAGCGAGCTGGCCCTCGAGGGTGGCCTCGCCGGCAACGTGAGCCGCAAATTCGCCGCGGTGGACGAGCTGACCACGGACGCACTCGCGGCCGGCCTGACCGCGCTGGAGCGCGTGGCCAATATGCAGGATGAGTTTAAGATCATCCAGAAGAAGGTCCAGCAGATGGTGGGCAAAAAGAAATAA